The proteins below are encoded in one region of Engystomops pustulosus chromosome 8, aEngPut4.maternal, whole genome shotgun sequence:
- the LOC140075008 gene encoding protein kinase C delta type-like, protein MSSPSGEKGEDMKRKRETEENDLPKNKSIKISDEEPNICGQASNPGGSKNHRSLSDQNQVPSNHSSGGQKRKLEEEEEEANKKCKLDDNGAATPISTIAPLGLARFNFIKELGRGGFGFVFLASAKDKNSNVAIKVLKKFNKEKIQLEKRVLQHVAGNPYICRLFATFQTPSFAFLVMELLPGGDLERLLEAEGPLDVKTTALCTAEIICGLQHMHKLGVIHRDIKTKNITIDHQGHIRICDFGVAVENMFRGKTTFGGAGTAYYKSPEMITGGPVGSSSDWWSFGVLLFRLLTNEYPFGTCRTMRQLKDVVVAGDPRFPDNFTTDTKDIITNLLSKQQLKRLGYCGDIRQHPFYAEIDWERVEAKATDPPFPPWMDTSPPVSLPSDLPFLQDQEGDRCPPEAKTIPDFSYEDPDWLLHQES, encoded by the coding sequence ATGTCGTCCCCTTCAGGGGAAAAGGGGGAAGACATGAAGAGGAAGAGGGAGACGGAAGAGAACGATCTACCTAAAAATAAATCCATCAAAATTAGTGATGAAGAACCGAACATCTGCggacaggcctcaaaccctggaggatctaaaaacCACAGATCCCTGTCTGACCAAAACCAAGTTCCCTCCAACCATTCCTCTGGAGGCCAGAAGAGGaaactggaagaggaggaggaagaggccaaCAAAAAATGTAAGCTGGATGACAATGGAGCTGCCACCCCTATAAGCACCATCGCTCCCCTTGGACTGGCACGCTTTAATTTCATCAAAGAACTTGGCAGAGGAGGTTTTGGCTTTGTGTTCCTGGCATCAGCTAAAGATAAAAACAGCAATGTGGCCATTAAAGTGCtcaaaaaattcaataaagaaaaaatcCAGCTGGAGAAGAGGGTGCTGCAGCACGTAGCCGGAAATCCCTACATATGCCGCTTATTTGCCACCTTCCAGACACCATCATTTGCATTTCTGGTTATGGAGCTCCTCCCTGGTGGCGACCTCGAGAGACTACTGGAGGCAGAGGGACCCCTTGATGTCAAGACCACCGCCCTGTGTACAGCCGAAATCATCTGCGGTCTgcaacacatgcacaagcttGGCGTAATCCATCGGGACATAAAAACAAAGAACATCACCATCGATCACCAGGGGCACATAAGGATATGTGATTTTGGAGTGGCAGTAGAGAACATGTTCAGGGGCAAAACCACCTTTGGAGGTGCTGGAACCGCCTATTATAAATCCCCAGAAATGATCACCGGTGGCCCCGTTGGTTCCTCTTCCGATTGGTGGTCGTTCGGAGTTTTGCTGTTCCGGCTACTTACCAATGAATACCCATTTGGAACATGCAGGACAATGCGGCAACTTAAGGATGTGGTTGTGGCAGGAGATCCCAGATTCCCAGACAATTTCACCACCGACACCAAGGACATAATAACGAACCTGCTCAGCAAACAGCAACTCAAGCGTCTGGGATATTGTGGAGACATCCGCCAGCACCCATTTTATGCTGAAATAGACTGGGAGAGAGTAGAGGCAAAGGCCACAGATCCTCCTTTTCCACCCTGGATGGACACCAGCCCTCCCGTCAGCCTGCCCTCCGACCTGCCCTTCTTACAGGACCAAGAAGGTGACCGCTGTCCTCCTGAAGCCAAGACCATCCCGGACTTCTCCTATGAAGATCCTGACTGGCTCCTCCACCAAGAGAGCTAA